Proteins encoded within one genomic window of Rhinolophus sinicus isolate RSC01 linkage group LG14, ASM3656204v1, whole genome shotgun sequence:
- the ELAPOR1 gene encoding endosome/lysosome-associated apoptosis and autophagy regulator 1 isoform X3, with protein sequence MAEPGRSLLQPSARGRGRTERRTLRLLRLLLWVGTAFQVTQGAGPELHACKESEYHYEYTACDSTGSRWRVAVPHTPGLCTSLPDPVKGTKCSFSCNAGEFLDMKDQSCKPCAEGRYSLGTGIRFDEWDELPHGFASLSTNMEIDDSTTESTENCTSSKWVPLGDYISSNTDECTATLMYAVNLKRSGTVNFEYYYPDSSIIFEFFVQNDQCQPNADDSRWMKTTEKGWEFHSVELNRGNNVLYWRTTAFSVWSKGSKAVLVRNIAITGVAYTSECFPCKPGTYADKQGSSFCKLCPVNSYSNKGETSCHQCDPDKYSEKGSSSCKLRPACTDKDYFYTHTACDANGETQLMYKWAQPKICSEDLEGAVRLPASGVKTRCPPCNPGFFKTDNSTCKPCPYGSYSNGSDCSHCPAGTEPVVGFEYKWWNTLPTNMETTVLSGINFEYKGMAGWEVAGDHIYTAAGASDNDFMILTLVVPGFRAPQSVTADTENKEVARITFVFETICSVNCELYFMVGVNSKTNTPVETWKGPKGKQSYTYIIEENATMSFTWAFQRTTFHEIGRKYTSDVAKIYSINVTNVMDGVASYCRPCALEASDVGSSCTSCPAGHYIDRDSGTCHSCPPNTILKAHQPYGVQACTPCGPGTKSNKIQSLCYNDCTFSVSTPSRTFDYNFLALADTISLAGGPSFTSKGLKYFHHFTLSLCGNQGKKMSVCSDNVTDFRIPEGESSFSKSITAYVCQAVIIPPEMTGYKAGVSSQPVSLADRLIGVTTDLTLDGITAPAELFHPESLGIPDVIFFYRSNDVTQSCSSGRSTTIRLRCSPLKPAPGSLSLPSTCSDGTCDGCTFHFLWESVAACPLCSAADYHAIVSSCVAGIQKTTYVWREPKLCMSGIALPEQRVTICKTIDFWLKVGISAGTCTAILLTVLTCYFWKKNQKLEYKYSRLVMNATLKDCDLPAADSCAIMEGEDVEDDLIFTSKKSLFGKIKSFTSKRTPDGFDSVPLKTSSGGPDMDL encoded by the exons TCTGAGTACCACTACGAGTACACGGCGTGTGACAGCACAGGCTCCAGGTGGAGGGTCGCCGTGCCACACACCCCAGGCCTGTGCACCAGCCTCCCCGACCCTGTCAAGGGCACCAAGTGCT CCTTCTCTTGCAATGCCGGGGAGTTTCTGGACATGAAGGACCAGTCCTGTAAGCCGTGCGCTGAGGGCCGCTACTCCCTCGGCACGGGCATCCGGTTCGACGAGTGGGATGAGCTGCCCCACGGCTTTGCCAGCCTCTCAACCAACATGGAGATTGACGACAGCACCACCGAGTCCACGGAGAACTGCACTTC GTCCAAGTGGGTCCCCCTGGGCGACTACATCTCCTCCAACACAGATGAGTGCACGGCCACGCTGATGTACGCTGTCAACTTGAAGCGGTCGGGCACTGTCAACTTCGAATACTACTACCCAGACTCCAGCATCATCTTTGAGTTTTTT GTTCAGAATGACCAGTGCCAGCCCAATGCAGATGACTCCCGGTGGATGAAAACCACAGAGAAAGGATGGGAATTCCACAGT GTCGAGCTAAATCGAGGCAATAACGTCCTCTACTGGAGAACCACAGCCTTCTCAGTGTGGTCCAAAGGTTCCAAGGCAGTACTGGTGAGAAACATCGCCATAACAG GGGTGGCCTACACTTCAGAATGCTTCCCCTGCAAACCCGGCACATACGCAGACAAGCAGGGCTCCTCTTTCTGCAAACTTTGTCCAGTCAACTCTTATTCCAATAAAGGAGAAACTTCTTGCCACCAGTGTGACCCTGACAAATACTCAG AAAAAGGATCCTCTTCCTGCAAACTGCGCCCAGCCTGCACAGACAAAGACTATTTCTACACGCACACGGCCTGTGACGCCAACGGAGAG ACACAGCTCATGTACAAATGGGCGCAGCCGAAAATCTGCAGCGAGGATCTCGAGGGGGCGGTGAGGCTGCCGGCCTCTGGCGTGAAGACCCGCTGCCCGCCCTGCAACCCAGGCTTCTTCAAAACCGACAACAGCACCTGCAAGCCCTGCCCCTACGGCTCGTACTCCAATGGCTCCG ATTGCAGCCACTGCCCAGCTGGGACTGAACCTGTTGTGGGATTTGAATACAAATGGTGGAATACGCTGCCAACGAACATGGAAACGACGGTTCTCAGTGGGATCAACTTTGAGTACAAGGGCATGGCAG GCTGGGAGGTGGCCGGTGATCACATTTACACAGCTGCTGGAGCCTCAGACAACGACTTCATGATTCTCACTCTGGTTGTGCCAGGATTTAG AGCTCCACAGTCGGTGACGGCGGACACGGAGAACAAAGAGGTGGCCAGGATCACGTTTGTTTTCGAGACCATCTGTTCTGTGAACTGCGAGCTCTACTTCATGGTG GGTGTGAATTCTAAGACCAACACTCCGGTGGAGACGTGGAAAGGTCCCAAAGGCAAGCAGTCCTACACCTACATCATCGAGGAGAACGCGACCATGAGCTTCACCTGGGCCTTCCAGAGGACCACCTTCCACGAGATA GGCAGAAAGTACACCAGTGATGTCGCTAAGATCTACTCCATCAATGTCACCAACGTCATGGATGGGGTGGCCTCTTACTGCCGTCCCTGTGCCCTGGAAGCCTCTGACGTGGGCTCCTCCTGCACCTCCTGTCCTGCTGGCCACTACATTGACCGGGATTCAGGGACCTGCCACTCCTGCCCCCCTAACACGATCCTGAAAGCCCACCAGCCCTATGGAGTCCAGGCCTGCACGCCCTGCGGTCCAGGGACCAAGAGCAACAAG ATCCAGTCTCTGTGCTACAACGATTGTACCTTCTCCGTCAGCACTCCAAGCAGAACCTTCGACTACAACTTCTTGGCCCTGGCAGACACCATCTCTCTGGCTGGAGGGCCAAGCTTCACTTCCAAAGGGctgaaatatttccatcactttacCCTAAGTCTCTGTGGAAACCAG GGTAAGAAAATGTCCGTGTGTAGCGACAATGTCACTGACTTCCGGATTCCTGAGGGCGAATCAAGTTTCTCCAAATCCATCACAGCCTACGTCTGCCAGGCGGTCATCATTCCCCCCGAGATGACCGGCTACAAGGCGGGAGTGTCCTCACAACCTGTCAGCCTTGCTGATCGACTTATCG GGGTGACAACAGATCTGACCCTGGATGGAATCACCGCCCCAGCTGAACTTTTCCACCCGGAGTCCTTGGGAATCCCAGATGTGATCTTCTTTTACAG ATCCAATGATGTGACTCAGTCCTGCAGTTCTGGGAGGTCAACCACCATCCGCCTCAGATGCAGTCCACTGAAACCTGCCCCTGGAAGTCTATCACTTCCAAG CACATGCTCTGATGGGACCTGTGATGGCTGCACCTTCCACTTCCTGTGGGAAAGCGTGGCCGCGTGTCCGCTCTGCTCAGCTGCGGACTACCACGCTATCGTCAGCAGCTGTGTGGCTGGGATCCAG AAGACGACGTATGTGTGGCGAGAACCCAAGCTATGCATGAGTGGCATCGCCCTGCCTGAGCAGAGAGTCACCATCTGCAAAACCATAGATTTCTGGCTAAAAGTGGGCATCTCTGCAGGCACCTGTACTGCCATCCTGCTCACCGTCTTGACCTGTTACTTTtggaaaaagaatcaaaa ACTAGAGTACAAGTACTCCAGGCTGGTGATGAACGCCACCCTCAAGGACTGTGACCTGCCCGCAGCCGACAGCTGCGCCATCATGGAAGGCGAGGACGTGGAGGACGACCTCATCTTTACCAGCAAGAAGTCGCTGTTTGGGAAGATCAAATCATTTACCTCCAAG AGGACGCCTGATGGATTTGACTCAGTGCCACTGAAGACCTCCTCAGGAGGCCCGGACATGGACCTGTGA
- the ELAPOR1 gene encoding endosome/lysosome-associated apoptosis and autophagy regulator 1 isoform X1 has product MAEPGRSLLQPSARGRGRTERRTLRLLRLLLWVGTAFQVTQGAGPELHACKESEYHYEYTACDSTGSRWRVAVPHTPGLCTSLPDPVKGTKCSFSCNAGEFLDMKDQSCKPCAEGRYSLGTGIRFDEWDELPHGFASLSTNMEIDDSTTESTENCTSSKWVPLGDYISSNTDECTATLMYAVNLKRSGTVNFEYYYPDSSIIFEFFVQNDQCQPNADDSRWMKTTEKGWEFHSVELNRGNNVLYWRTTAFSVWSKGSKAVLVRNIAITGVAYTSECFPCKPGTYADKQGSSFCKLCPVNSYSNKGETSCHQCDPDKYSEKGSSSCKLRPACTDKDYFYTHTACDANGETQLMYKWAQPKICSEDLEGAVRLPASGVKTRCPPCNPGFFKTDNSTCKPCPYGSYSNGSDCSHCPAGTEPVVGFEYKWWNTLPTNMETTVLSGINFEYKGMAGWEVAGDHIYTAAGASDNDFMILTLVVPGFRAPQSVTADTENKEVARITFVFETICSVNCELYFMVGVNSKTNTPVETWKGPKGKQSYTYIIEENATMSFTWAFQRTTFHEIGRKYTSDVAKIYSINVTNVMDGVASYCRPCALEASDVGSSCTSCPAGHYIDRDSGTCHSCPPNTILKAHQPYGVQACTPCGPGTKSNKIQSLCYNDCTFSVSTPSRTFDYNFLALADTISLAGGPSFTSKGLKYFHHFTLSLCGNQGKKMSVCSDNVTDFRIPEGESSFSKSITAYVCQAVIIPPEMTGYKAGVSSQPVSLADRLIGVTTDLTLDGITAPAELFHPESLGIPDVIFFYRSNDVTQSCSSGRSTTIRLRCSPLKPAPGSLSLPSTCSDGTCDGCTFHFLWESVAACPLCSAADYHAIVSSCVAGIQKTTYVWREPKLCMSGIALPEQRVTICKTIDFWLKVGISAGTCTAILLTVLTCYFWKKNQKLEYKYSRLVMNATLKDCDLPAADSCAIMEGEDVEDDLIFTSKKSLFGKIKSFTSKLVNSLGLLTSRRSVEPSTFSQLLSPSLFQRTPDGFDSVPLKTSSGGPDMDL; this is encoded by the exons TCTGAGTACCACTACGAGTACACGGCGTGTGACAGCACAGGCTCCAGGTGGAGGGTCGCCGTGCCACACACCCCAGGCCTGTGCACCAGCCTCCCCGACCCTGTCAAGGGCACCAAGTGCT CCTTCTCTTGCAATGCCGGGGAGTTTCTGGACATGAAGGACCAGTCCTGTAAGCCGTGCGCTGAGGGCCGCTACTCCCTCGGCACGGGCATCCGGTTCGACGAGTGGGATGAGCTGCCCCACGGCTTTGCCAGCCTCTCAACCAACATGGAGATTGACGACAGCACCACCGAGTCCACGGAGAACTGCACTTC GTCCAAGTGGGTCCCCCTGGGCGACTACATCTCCTCCAACACAGATGAGTGCACGGCCACGCTGATGTACGCTGTCAACTTGAAGCGGTCGGGCACTGTCAACTTCGAATACTACTACCCAGACTCCAGCATCATCTTTGAGTTTTTT GTTCAGAATGACCAGTGCCAGCCCAATGCAGATGACTCCCGGTGGATGAAAACCACAGAGAAAGGATGGGAATTCCACAGT GTCGAGCTAAATCGAGGCAATAACGTCCTCTACTGGAGAACCACAGCCTTCTCAGTGTGGTCCAAAGGTTCCAAGGCAGTACTGGTGAGAAACATCGCCATAACAG GGGTGGCCTACACTTCAGAATGCTTCCCCTGCAAACCCGGCACATACGCAGACAAGCAGGGCTCCTCTTTCTGCAAACTTTGTCCAGTCAACTCTTATTCCAATAAAGGAGAAACTTCTTGCCACCAGTGTGACCCTGACAAATACTCAG AAAAAGGATCCTCTTCCTGCAAACTGCGCCCAGCCTGCACAGACAAAGACTATTTCTACACGCACACGGCCTGTGACGCCAACGGAGAG ACACAGCTCATGTACAAATGGGCGCAGCCGAAAATCTGCAGCGAGGATCTCGAGGGGGCGGTGAGGCTGCCGGCCTCTGGCGTGAAGACCCGCTGCCCGCCCTGCAACCCAGGCTTCTTCAAAACCGACAACAGCACCTGCAAGCCCTGCCCCTACGGCTCGTACTCCAATGGCTCCG ATTGCAGCCACTGCCCAGCTGGGACTGAACCTGTTGTGGGATTTGAATACAAATGGTGGAATACGCTGCCAACGAACATGGAAACGACGGTTCTCAGTGGGATCAACTTTGAGTACAAGGGCATGGCAG GCTGGGAGGTGGCCGGTGATCACATTTACACAGCTGCTGGAGCCTCAGACAACGACTTCATGATTCTCACTCTGGTTGTGCCAGGATTTAG AGCTCCACAGTCGGTGACGGCGGACACGGAGAACAAAGAGGTGGCCAGGATCACGTTTGTTTTCGAGACCATCTGTTCTGTGAACTGCGAGCTCTACTTCATGGTG GGTGTGAATTCTAAGACCAACACTCCGGTGGAGACGTGGAAAGGTCCCAAAGGCAAGCAGTCCTACACCTACATCATCGAGGAGAACGCGACCATGAGCTTCACCTGGGCCTTCCAGAGGACCACCTTCCACGAGATA GGCAGAAAGTACACCAGTGATGTCGCTAAGATCTACTCCATCAATGTCACCAACGTCATGGATGGGGTGGCCTCTTACTGCCGTCCCTGTGCCCTGGAAGCCTCTGACGTGGGCTCCTCCTGCACCTCCTGTCCTGCTGGCCACTACATTGACCGGGATTCAGGGACCTGCCACTCCTGCCCCCCTAACACGATCCTGAAAGCCCACCAGCCCTATGGAGTCCAGGCCTGCACGCCCTGCGGTCCAGGGACCAAGAGCAACAAG ATCCAGTCTCTGTGCTACAACGATTGTACCTTCTCCGTCAGCACTCCAAGCAGAACCTTCGACTACAACTTCTTGGCCCTGGCAGACACCATCTCTCTGGCTGGAGGGCCAAGCTTCACTTCCAAAGGGctgaaatatttccatcactttacCCTAAGTCTCTGTGGAAACCAG GGTAAGAAAATGTCCGTGTGTAGCGACAATGTCACTGACTTCCGGATTCCTGAGGGCGAATCAAGTTTCTCCAAATCCATCACAGCCTACGTCTGCCAGGCGGTCATCATTCCCCCCGAGATGACCGGCTACAAGGCGGGAGTGTCCTCACAACCTGTCAGCCTTGCTGATCGACTTATCG GGGTGACAACAGATCTGACCCTGGATGGAATCACCGCCCCAGCTGAACTTTTCCACCCGGAGTCCTTGGGAATCCCAGATGTGATCTTCTTTTACAG ATCCAATGATGTGACTCAGTCCTGCAGTTCTGGGAGGTCAACCACCATCCGCCTCAGATGCAGTCCACTGAAACCTGCCCCTGGAAGTCTATCACTTCCAAG CACATGCTCTGATGGGACCTGTGATGGCTGCACCTTCCACTTCCTGTGGGAAAGCGTGGCCGCGTGTCCGCTCTGCTCAGCTGCGGACTACCACGCTATCGTCAGCAGCTGTGTGGCTGGGATCCAG AAGACGACGTATGTGTGGCGAGAACCCAAGCTATGCATGAGTGGCATCGCCCTGCCTGAGCAGAGAGTCACCATCTGCAAAACCATAGATTTCTGGCTAAAAGTGGGCATCTCTGCAGGCACCTGTACTGCCATCCTGCTCACCGTCTTGACCTGTTACTTTtggaaaaagaatcaaaa ACTAGAGTACAAGTACTCCAGGCTGGTGATGAACGCCACCCTCAAGGACTGTGACCTGCCCGCAGCCGACAGCTGCGCCATCATGGAAGGCGAGGACGTGGAGGACGACCTCATCTTTACCAGCAAGAAGTCGCTGTTTGGGAAGATCAAATCATTTACCTCCAAG TTGGTGAACTCTTTGGGCCTTTTAACTTCCAGAAGGAGTGTTGAACCATCCACGTT CAGCCAGCTCCTGTCACCATCTCTCTTTCAGAGGACGCCTGATGGATTTGACTCAGTGCCACTGAAGACCTCCTCAGGAGGCCCGGACATGGACCTGTGA
- the ELAPOR1 gene encoding endosome/lysosome-associated apoptosis and autophagy regulator 1 isoform X2, whose protein sequence is MAEPGRSLLQPSARGRGRTERRTLRLLRLLLWVGTAFQVTQGAGPELHACKESEYHYEYTACDSTGSRWRVAVPHTPGLCTSLPDPVKGTKCSFSCNAGEFLDMKDQSCKPCAEGRYSLGTGIRFDEWDELPHGFASLSTNMEIDDSTTESTENCTSSKWVPLGDYISSNTDECTATLMYAVNLKRSGTVNFEYYYPDSSIIFEFFVQNDQCQPNADDSRWMKTTEKGWEFHSVELNRGNNVLYWRTTAFSVWSKGSKAVLVRNIAITGVAYTSECFPCKPGTYADKQGSSFCKLCPVNSYSNKGETSCHQCDPDKYSEKGSSSCKLRPACTDKDYFYTHTACDANGETQLMYKWAQPKICSEDLEGAVRLPASGVKTRCPPCNPGFFKTDNSTCKPCPYGSYSNGSDCSHCPAGTEPVVGFEYKWWNTLPTNMETTVLSGINFEYKGMAGWEVAGDHIYTAAGASDNDFMILTLVVPGFRAPQSVTADTENKEVARITFVFETICSVNCELYFMVGVNSKTNTPVETWKGPKGKQSYTYIIEENATMSFTWAFQRTTFHEIGRKYTSDVAKIYSINVTNVMDGVASYCRPCALEASDVGSSCTSCPAGHYIDRDSGTCHSCPPNTILKAHQPYGVQACTPCGPGTKSNKIQSLCYNDCTFSVSTPSRTFDYNFLALADTISLAGGPSFTSKGLKYFHHFTLSLCGNQGKKMSVCSDNVTDFRIPEGESSFSKSITAYVCQAVIIPPEMTGYKAGVSSQPVSLADRLIGVTTDLTLDGITAPAELFHPESLGIPDVIFFYRSNDVTQSCSSGRSTTIRLRCSPLKPAPGSLSLPSTCSDGTCDGCTFHFLWESVAACPLCSAADYHAIVSSCVAGIQKTTYVWREPKLCMSGIALPEQRVTICKTIDFWLKVGISAGTCTAILLTVLTCYFWKKNQKLEYKYSRLVMNATLKDCDLPAADSCAIMEGEDVEDDLIFTSKKSLFGKIKSFTSKLVNSLGLLTSRRSVEPSTLGRLMDLTQCH, encoded by the exons TCTGAGTACCACTACGAGTACACGGCGTGTGACAGCACAGGCTCCAGGTGGAGGGTCGCCGTGCCACACACCCCAGGCCTGTGCACCAGCCTCCCCGACCCTGTCAAGGGCACCAAGTGCT CCTTCTCTTGCAATGCCGGGGAGTTTCTGGACATGAAGGACCAGTCCTGTAAGCCGTGCGCTGAGGGCCGCTACTCCCTCGGCACGGGCATCCGGTTCGACGAGTGGGATGAGCTGCCCCACGGCTTTGCCAGCCTCTCAACCAACATGGAGATTGACGACAGCACCACCGAGTCCACGGAGAACTGCACTTC GTCCAAGTGGGTCCCCCTGGGCGACTACATCTCCTCCAACACAGATGAGTGCACGGCCACGCTGATGTACGCTGTCAACTTGAAGCGGTCGGGCACTGTCAACTTCGAATACTACTACCCAGACTCCAGCATCATCTTTGAGTTTTTT GTTCAGAATGACCAGTGCCAGCCCAATGCAGATGACTCCCGGTGGATGAAAACCACAGAGAAAGGATGGGAATTCCACAGT GTCGAGCTAAATCGAGGCAATAACGTCCTCTACTGGAGAACCACAGCCTTCTCAGTGTGGTCCAAAGGTTCCAAGGCAGTACTGGTGAGAAACATCGCCATAACAG GGGTGGCCTACACTTCAGAATGCTTCCCCTGCAAACCCGGCACATACGCAGACAAGCAGGGCTCCTCTTTCTGCAAACTTTGTCCAGTCAACTCTTATTCCAATAAAGGAGAAACTTCTTGCCACCAGTGTGACCCTGACAAATACTCAG AAAAAGGATCCTCTTCCTGCAAACTGCGCCCAGCCTGCACAGACAAAGACTATTTCTACACGCACACGGCCTGTGACGCCAACGGAGAG ACACAGCTCATGTACAAATGGGCGCAGCCGAAAATCTGCAGCGAGGATCTCGAGGGGGCGGTGAGGCTGCCGGCCTCTGGCGTGAAGACCCGCTGCCCGCCCTGCAACCCAGGCTTCTTCAAAACCGACAACAGCACCTGCAAGCCCTGCCCCTACGGCTCGTACTCCAATGGCTCCG ATTGCAGCCACTGCCCAGCTGGGACTGAACCTGTTGTGGGATTTGAATACAAATGGTGGAATACGCTGCCAACGAACATGGAAACGACGGTTCTCAGTGGGATCAACTTTGAGTACAAGGGCATGGCAG GCTGGGAGGTGGCCGGTGATCACATTTACACAGCTGCTGGAGCCTCAGACAACGACTTCATGATTCTCACTCTGGTTGTGCCAGGATTTAG AGCTCCACAGTCGGTGACGGCGGACACGGAGAACAAAGAGGTGGCCAGGATCACGTTTGTTTTCGAGACCATCTGTTCTGTGAACTGCGAGCTCTACTTCATGGTG GGTGTGAATTCTAAGACCAACACTCCGGTGGAGACGTGGAAAGGTCCCAAAGGCAAGCAGTCCTACACCTACATCATCGAGGAGAACGCGACCATGAGCTTCACCTGGGCCTTCCAGAGGACCACCTTCCACGAGATA GGCAGAAAGTACACCAGTGATGTCGCTAAGATCTACTCCATCAATGTCACCAACGTCATGGATGGGGTGGCCTCTTACTGCCGTCCCTGTGCCCTGGAAGCCTCTGACGTGGGCTCCTCCTGCACCTCCTGTCCTGCTGGCCACTACATTGACCGGGATTCAGGGACCTGCCACTCCTGCCCCCCTAACACGATCCTGAAAGCCCACCAGCCCTATGGAGTCCAGGCCTGCACGCCCTGCGGTCCAGGGACCAAGAGCAACAAG ATCCAGTCTCTGTGCTACAACGATTGTACCTTCTCCGTCAGCACTCCAAGCAGAACCTTCGACTACAACTTCTTGGCCCTGGCAGACACCATCTCTCTGGCTGGAGGGCCAAGCTTCACTTCCAAAGGGctgaaatatttccatcactttacCCTAAGTCTCTGTGGAAACCAG GGTAAGAAAATGTCCGTGTGTAGCGACAATGTCACTGACTTCCGGATTCCTGAGGGCGAATCAAGTTTCTCCAAATCCATCACAGCCTACGTCTGCCAGGCGGTCATCATTCCCCCCGAGATGACCGGCTACAAGGCGGGAGTGTCCTCACAACCTGTCAGCCTTGCTGATCGACTTATCG GGGTGACAACAGATCTGACCCTGGATGGAATCACCGCCCCAGCTGAACTTTTCCACCCGGAGTCCTTGGGAATCCCAGATGTGATCTTCTTTTACAG ATCCAATGATGTGACTCAGTCCTGCAGTTCTGGGAGGTCAACCACCATCCGCCTCAGATGCAGTCCACTGAAACCTGCCCCTGGAAGTCTATCACTTCCAAG CACATGCTCTGATGGGACCTGTGATGGCTGCACCTTCCACTTCCTGTGGGAAAGCGTGGCCGCGTGTCCGCTCTGCTCAGCTGCGGACTACCACGCTATCGTCAGCAGCTGTGTGGCTGGGATCCAG AAGACGACGTATGTGTGGCGAGAACCCAAGCTATGCATGAGTGGCATCGCCCTGCCTGAGCAGAGAGTCACCATCTGCAAAACCATAGATTTCTGGCTAAAAGTGGGCATCTCTGCAGGCACCTGTACTGCCATCCTGCTCACCGTCTTGACCTGTTACTTTtggaaaaagaatcaaaa ACTAGAGTACAAGTACTCCAGGCTGGTGATGAACGCCACCCTCAAGGACTGTGACCTGCCCGCAGCCGACAGCTGCGCCATCATGGAAGGCGAGGACGTGGAGGACGACCTCATCTTTACCAGCAAGAAGTCGCTGTTTGGGAAGATCAAATCATTTACCTCCAAG TTGGTGAACTCTTTGGGCCTTTTAACTTCCAGAAGGAGTGTTGAACCATCCACGTT AGGACGCCTGATGGATTTGACTCAGTGCCACTGA